From Daucus carota subsp. sativus chromosome 6, DH1 v3.0, whole genome shotgun sequence:
tcgcaaaaaaaaaaaaaatatgaaaaaatgtctaaaatttgtattatagtTTTTCCCTTTTTTGAGTGGAAAATATTTTTGcaataattagtttaaaattttgaaattaatgaGCGACATGATTCCCTCGTTTTTCTGAGAAAGCAGAAGAACAAAATAACTCgattacaacttacaagtagCAGTGGGCCTTAGTGGCCCTGGGTTGGGCTTCCTACCTTAGTGACATATCCAATATTAACAGTACTGACTGTTCGATCCAtaatcttcttttcttttatcagGTCCGATCCATAATCTTTCTTTCTAAATTTAAATCCATAATCTTGCCTACACAGTACAACTATGAACATTCGGGGTAATtaacacatatattattattattattattattattattattattattttatcgggGAAAGGAGATGCGTAATTCTCCTCTAAAATATAgtaacataatttatttaattttttttttgtcatttagaattttttaaaaataagttataaaactgtACTTCAGAAGACTATTAAAATATGTATCgaacaaaaaacatataaaaataaatgagacagaaggagtaatatttttatattattatatatttattatgattttctaattttataataaaaataattatatgttattttaaaaataaaataaaattaatttgatcgATCCTCAATATTCCCCTGGCACGGAGTATTGAAAACCAGTCATATCCATCAGCGCGCGTATATAACTTCCCCCAGTGTTATTCACCCCGCAAACACACCCCATTACACACACTGATACACACACACTCTAAGTAACTATTACTACTCTATTAGCACTTCAAGAAAACaacaacaagaagaagaagcccCCATTAAAATCCATGGCAGAACTGCCACTAGGCTGCAAGTTCGCCCCATCAGACACAGAGATATTCATATACTTGGACAACAAAGTAAATGGTCATAAACACCCAAATGTCAAGCTTGACCTTGTTAAAGAACTTGACATTTATGAGTCCTGCCCTCAAGATCATCAAGGTATTTTAATAACCCTGTTTTTGTTTATCTTGTTTGTTTTCTTGATCATGGTGGTCTTTGCATTTCAAGATTTTCTTGTTAATCACACATTTTATGTATTGTGCATTACTAGTTCAACTTGGATGATCATGAACTGTAATTTGCAAGtgtttttttgtgtgttttctTGATCATGGTGTGTGCTGATTCTTGGTTTCTTGAATCTTGATGGGTGATTATTGTTTTAGCCTAATGTGTCACGATTTTCGGGTTTACGACATTTTTTTGTCCTCAATGCTGCATGCACATATGCATGATGAGGATTTAATTGACCTGTTGTGATAAAGAATTAGACTGGGTATAAGCTGGTTTAGGAATTCGAATTCGACCCATAAGGCGTAAGTTAGTGTTAACTTAAAATTGTGGAATTTTTTTAGAGTTTGGTAATGGCTTATAGGAGATTAGAGCCTTGTTAGAAAACCTCATAACTGGTAAATTCATACCTAGTAGTTCTATCTTGGCACATTGTAGTAGAAATTGCAGTGCTGACCGGAATAAAGAACCTGACCTTCTGATGTTTCACTGGTACGATCTGCAGTCTTGAATTCTAATGCGCCTCATAATATGTCTGAATGCTCATACCAGAACCTCTCGGTTACACCTGAAGGGAGGTATTTTTCCCTAATGATGGAAACATAACCATCTCGTAAAAGGTCCTTGACCATGTTGTCACAAGAATTTATAAATGCTTTGCGTTAATTATGTAACGGGATGTCAATCCATATTTTTgtgtcaagaatcaaactctctGCCTTTCAAAGAAGTTTTATCAATGAAACTTCACCATACACCAGGCTCGCTAGCCACACCTAGTCTTCATTTGTTTCTGATACTTGCATCTTAGTGGCACAATGACTGAAAATGGCATgatataaattgaaaaataacaGAATTTGGTTTCAGTAGGAATGAAAGAGTTGAATGTCTCCAAATCAAACTTATATGCATTAAATCCTGCTGTAATGGAATGTATTTATTAAAGTGGAAATGTATCATAAATTTCTTAAGGCTTGAGCAAAGAAGAGTGTACCTACATCTTCGCAACAAGAGTTGGTAAATATCAAACAGCCAGTCATCACAGTAATCGAAAAACAAGGGACGGGAAAGGTTCTTGGAAAATAAACAGATCATCTGTGAAGTCCACACAAGGAACCAAGAAGCTCTTGACTTACTATCTGAAAAGTGAAAATTCAAGTGGCGAGAAGGAAAAGCGAACTGACTGGCATATGCTTGAGTATGCACTAGAACCAGCTAACGCAGAGGTGTGTGTTTTATCTTACTGTATGTTTTGATTTCATTTAAATTAGTTAAGTTGATTGTTGACGATCCTTAAAAAGTATACTTTGTTTTTACTTGCCAATGGCTTTACAGGTGAAGGTGAATGAGGGGAAGGTGAATGAGACGGTTTTGTGTCAAATTACCAAGGGCAAGAGGTATAAAAATACTGAAGTGACGGATGCAAAACAGGACGGTGATAGTTCTCCTGAAGATGGAACAGGCCTAGACAAAAGTGGAGTGAAGTTAATGATGAATAAATCAAGTCAGGAGAATCAACAGAACACTGCTGCACTAGCGAATGAAGAGATTATTCTTATTGATTTCTTCTCAGGTGGCGTTGAGAATCAACAGAACGCTGCTGCACCAGCAAGTGAAGGGACTGTTTTTACTGATTTGGGCTCAGATGGCGTTGAGAATCAACAGAACACTGCTGCACCAGCAAATAAAGAGATTGTTTTTACTGATTCGGGCTCAGA
This genomic window contains:
- the LOC108226343 gene encoding uncharacterized protein LOC108226343, coding for MAELPLGCKFAPSDTEIFIYLDNKVNGHKHPNVKLDLVKELDIYESCPQDHQGLSKEECTYIFATRVGKYQTASHHSNRKTRDGKGSWKINRSSVKSTQGTKKLLTYYLKSENSSGEKEKRTDWHMLEYALEPANAEVKVNEGKVNETVLCQITKGKRYKNTEVTDAKQDGDSSPEDGTGLDKSGVKLMMNKSSQENQQNTAALANEEIILIDFFSGGVENQQNAAAPASEGTVFTDLGSDGVENQQNTAAPANKEIVFTDSGSDGVENQQNTAAPANKEIVLTDFFSDSVENQQNTAAPANEETVFNDLGLDGVENQQNTAAPANENIVFTDFFSSGVENQQNTAAPANEETVFNDLGLDGVENQQNTAAPANEDIVLTDMGSDGIENQQNTAAPANEDIVLTDLGSDGVESSQGHDLPKNTTSAAENDVDLSLRLCTGSQN